The following are encoded in a window of Arthrobacter woluwensis genomic DNA:
- the rpsP gene encoding 30S ribosomal protein S16, whose amino-acid sequence MAVKIRLKRFGKMRAPYYRIVVADSRTRRDGRAIEEIGKYHPTEQPSYIEVDSERAQYWLSVGAQPTEQVLNLLKITGDWQKFKGLPGAEGTLKTKEAKPAFVAPSTDSVVMPEAITPKAKKAEEASEEAAETTEAE is encoded by the coding sequence GTTAAGATTCGCCTCAAGCGCTTCGGCAAGATGCGCGCACCGTACTACCGTATCGTCGTTGCGGATTCCCGCACCCGCCGCGATGGCCGTGCCATCGAGGAGATCGGCAAGTACCACCCCACCGAGCAGCCTTCCTACATCGAGGTCGACTCTGAGCGTGCTCAGTACTGGCTGTCCGTTGGCGCTCAGCCGACCGAGCAGGTTCTGAACCTTCTCAAGATCACCGGTGACTGGCAGAAGTTCAAGGGTCTCCCGGGCGCCGAGGGCACCCTGAAGACCAAGGAAGCCAAGCCGGCGTTCGTGGCTCCGTCCACCGACTCCGTCGTCATGCCGGAAGCCATCACCCCGAAGGCCAAGAAGGCTGAGGAGGCTTCCGAGGAAGCCGCCGAGACCACCGAGGCTGAGTAG
- a CDS encoding RNA-binding protein yields MLPEVLEHLVRGIVDSPEDVSVAAKNGRRGESLEVRVNDDDLGRVIGRQGRTARALRTVVGALSEGGPVRVDVVDGERRR; encoded by the coding sequence TTGCTTCCCGAGGTTCTTGAGCACCTGGTCCGCGGCATCGTGGACAGCCCCGAGGATGTCTCCGTCGCCGCCAAGAACGGCCGCCGCGGAGAGAGCCTCGAGGTTCGTGTGAACGACGACGACCTGGGCCGAGTCATCGGCCGTCAGGGCCGTACGGCACGCGCGCTCCGCACGGTGGTGGGCGCCCTCTCCGAGGGTGGCCCCGTCCGCGTGGACGTCGTCGACGGCGAACGCCGTCGTTAG
- the rimM gene encoding ribosome maturation factor RimM (Essential for efficient processing of 16S rRNA), whose amino-acid sequence MQLQVARLGRPHGIRGEVTVELFTDDPEGRFVPGAEFVTEPAANGPLTVTSARWNKGTLLLGFDAVRDRNRAEELRGTYLFVDSDELEDDGEDEGWYEHELLGLEVRVGVEKVGTVAELRTMPVQDLLVVRTVDGRDVLIPFVDEIVPEIDPEEGYVLLTPPPGLLELNAEQEGSAPSGDEA is encoded by the coding sequence ATGCAGCTCCAGGTTGCACGCTTGGGCAGGCCGCACGGCATCCGTGGGGAAGTCACCGTCGAACTGTTCACGGACGACCCCGAAGGCCGCTTCGTCCCCGGCGCCGAGTTCGTCACCGAGCCCGCGGCCAACGGCCCGCTCACGGTGACCAGTGCCCGCTGGAACAAGGGCACGCTCCTGCTCGGCTTCGACGCCGTCCGGGACCGCAACCGCGCCGAGGAGCTCCGCGGCACCTATCTGTTCGTGGACAGTGACGAACTGGAGGACGACGGCGAGGACGAGGGCTGGTACGAGCACGAACTGCTCGGCCTGGAGGTCCGGGTGGGAGTCGAGAAGGTCGGCACCGTCGCCGAACTCCGCACCATGCCGGTCCAGGACCTGCTGGTCGTCCGCACCGTCGACGGCCGGGACGTGCTGATCCCGTTCGTGGACGAGATCGTTCCCGAGATCGACCCCGAAGAGGGCTATGTCCTGCTGACCCCGCCGCCGGGACTGCTGGAACTGAACGCCGAGCAGGAGGGCTCCGCCCCGTCCGGCGACGAGGCCTGA
- the trmD gene encoding tRNA (guanosine(37)-N1)-methyltransferase TrmD: MRIDVISIFPEYLQPLGLSLLGKARQDGLLSLEVHDLRDFTTDRHRTVDDTPYGGGAGMVMKPEPWAQALESVLPVEGTREGKPVLIVPSPAGARFTQAMAYELAEEPQLVFACGRYEGIDERVIDWAQERFDVRPVSLGDYVLNGGEVAVMAMVEAIGRLVPGVVGNAESLVEESHSDGLLEYPVYTKPSSWRDHEVPEVLLSGNHGKIAQWRRHQQYARTAARRPDLLADFDAAKLPRADREAFSALGYDVVDGRLVLRPESGDAGA; the protein is encoded by the coding sequence ATGCGCATCGACGTCATCAGCATCTTCCCGGAGTACCTGCAGCCGCTCGGGCTTTCGCTGCTCGGCAAGGCCCGCCAGGACGGCCTCCTGTCGCTCGAGGTCCACGACCTCCGTGACTTCACCACCGACCGGCACCGCACCGTGGACGACACCCCGTACGGTGGCGGCGCGGGGATGGTCATGAAGCCCGAGCCGTGGGCCCAGGCGCTCGAATCGGTTCTTCCGGTCGAAGGGACGCGGGAGGGCAAGCCGGTCCTGATCGTCCCGTCGCCCGCGGGCGCGCGCTTCACCCAGGCGATGGCGTACGAGCTGGCCGAGGAGCCGCAGTTGGTCTTCGCCTGCGGCCGGTACGAAGGCATCGACGAGCGCGTGATCGACTGGGCGCAGGAGCGCTTCGACGTCCGGCCTGTCAGTCTCGGCGACTATGTGCTGAACGGCGGCGAGGTGGCCGTCATGGCCATGGTCGAAGCGATCGGCCGCCTGGTGCCGGGTGTGGTGGGGAACGCCGAGTCCCTCGTGGAGGAATCGCACTCCGACGGCCTCCTGGAGTACCCCGTCTACACCAAGCCCTCGTCCTGGCGGGACCACGAGGTCCCCGAGGTCCTGCTGTCCGGGAACCACGGCAAGATCGCCCAGTGGCGCCGTCACCAGCAGTACGCTCGCACGGCCGCACGCAGGCCGGACCTGCTCGCGGACTTCGACGCGGCGAAGCTGCCCCGCGCGGACCGAGAGGCGTTCTCGGCGCTGGGATACGACGTCGTCGACGGCCGGCTGGTGCTCCGTCCCGAGAGTGGCGACGCCGGAGCCTGA
- the rplS gene encoding 50S ribosomal protein L19 yields MNILDSIDAASLRNDVPDFRPGDTLKVHVNIIEGKNSRVQVFQGFVMGRQGAGVRETFTVRKVSFGVGVERTFPVHSPIIEKIELVTRGDVRRAKLYYMRKLRGKAAKIKEKRDFSNAK; encoded by the coding sequence ATGAACATCCTCGATTCCATCGATGCAGCGTCGCTGCGCAACGATGTCCCCGACTTCCGCCCCGGCGACACCCTGAAGGTGCACGTTAACATCATCGAAGGCAAGAACAGCCGTGTTCAGGTCTTCCAGGGCTTCGTCATGGGTCGTCAGGGCGCCGGCGTGCGCGAGACCTTCACGGTCCGCAAGGTCTCCTTCGGTGTCGGCGTGGAGCGTACCTTCCCGGTGCACTCCCCGATCATCGAGAAGATCGAGCTCGTCACCCGTGGTGACGTGCGTCGCGCCAAGCTGTACTACATGCGCAAGCTCCGCGGCAAGGCTGCGAAGATCAAGGAAAAGCGCGACTTCAGCAACGCCAAGTAA
- the lepB gene encoding signal peptidase I produces the protein MKTTKRQNPPRGWRFVASGVVLAILLVSCVRALWVDVYYIPSASMEPLLQEGDRIAVSRTAFQSGSPQRGDLVVFDGRGSLDPAESGRGPVMDAFTSIGQWLGVIGHDTVYVKRVIGVGGDRVRCCTVDGKLEVNGKPLKESYLFPGDTASDFTFDVKVPEDRLWVMGDHRSVSRDSRSLLGAPGGGMIALGRVIGRAESIVWPLDRFGQIPSPATGP, from the coding sequence ATGAAGACGACAAAACGCCAGAACCCTCCGCGGGGCTGGCGTTTTGTCGCTTCCGGGGTCGTTCTCGCGATCCTTCTGGTCTCCTGCGTCCGGGCCCTGTGGGTGGATGTGTATTACATCCCCTCCGCCTCCATGGAGCCGCTGCTGCAGGAGGGCGACCGGATCGCCGTGTCCCGCACGGCCTTCCAGAGCGGTTCGCCTCAACGTGGTGACCTCGTCGTCTTCGATGGACGCGGCTCGCTGGACCCTGCGGAGAGCGGGCGGGGTCCCGTCATGGATGCGTTCACGTCTATCGGGCAGTGGCTCGGCGTGATCGGGCACGACACCGTGTATGTGAAGCGCGTCATCGGCGTGGGCGGGGACCGGGTGCGCTGCTGCACCGTGGACGGCAAGCTCGAGGTGAACGGGAAGCCCCTGAAGGAAAGCTATCTGTTTCCTGGTGACACGGCGAGTGACTTCACGTTCGACGTGAAAGTGCCGGAGGATCGTCTGTGGGTCATGGGCGACCACCGCTCCGTGTCCCGCGACTCGCGGTCGCTGCTCGGGGCTCCGGGCGGCGGCATGATCGCGCTCGGCCGTGTCATCGGACGGGCGGAGAGCATCGTGTGGCCTCTTGATAGATTTGGACAGATTCCGTCACCGGCAACTGGCCCGTGA
- the lepB gene encoding signal peptidase I yields MGAHLPEPEPQPEEAPQDRKSRAQQRKKDHPLLSFVKEIGGIVAAAVLLSFLIKTFLFQAFFVPSPSMVHTLEVDDRIFVNRLVPNPIALERGDVVVFRDTKGWLPPAPVENRGPLAWVGDVLVFLGLQPDDTKQYLVKRLIGLPGDHVVCCDAQGRIQINGTSLNEKYINPDSTPVVKPFDVVVPEGKIWVMGDNRNDSADSRAHVEGPGSGFVDIKDVQGRAAVIVLPLNRMSVLDNYPDVFKDVPAPSKAAEDSHPDQGASAGTTHSGE; encoded by the coding sequence TTGGGAGCACACCTTCCCGAACCGGAACCCCAGCCTGAAGAGGCTCCGCAGGATCGCAAGAGCCGCGCACAGCAACGGAAGAAGGACCACCCGCTGCTGTCCTTCGTCAAAGAGATCGGTGGCATCGTCGCCGCCGCGGTGCTGCTGTCCTTCCTCATCAAGACGTTCCTGTTCCAGGCCTTCTTCGTGCCGAGCCCCTCGATGGTCCACACCCTCGAAGTCGATGACCGGATCTTCGTCAACCGCCTGGTGCCCAATCCGATCGCCCTGGAACGCGGCGACGTGGTCGTCTTCCGCGACACCAAGGGCTGGCTGCCGCCCGCCCCGGTGGAGAACCGCGGACCGCTCGCCTGGGTGGGCGACGTCCTGGTCTTCCTCGGTCTCCAGCCGGACGACACCAAGCAGTACCTGGTCAAGCGGCTCATCGGCTTGCCCGGCGATCACGTGGTCTGTTGCGACGCCCAGGGGCGGATCCAGATCAACGGCACGAGCCTGAACGAGAAGTACATCAACCCGGACAGCACCCCCGTGGTGAAGCCCTTCGACGTGGTCGTGCCCGAGGGCAAGATCTGGGTCATGGGAGACAACCGGAACGACTCCGCCGACTCCCGTGCTCATGTCGAAGGTCCGGGCAGCGGATTCGTCGACATCAAGGACGTCCAGGGCCGTGCCGCGGTGATCGTGCTGCCGCTGAACCGGATGTCCGTGCTGGACAACTACCCCGACGTGTTCAAGGACGTCCCCGCCCCGTCCAAGGCGGCCGAGGACAGCCACCCGGACCAGGGCGCGTCCGCGGGCACCACGCACTCGGGGGAGTAG
- a CDS encoding ribonuclease HII, with the protein MPAPTLDLERSLAGPSVRYLACLDEVGRGALAGPVSVGLTVLDLTALVELPDVRDSKLLKAARREELAPVVREWAAFCAVGHAEAAEIDSFGIVEALALAAQRAWHGVVAAGGRADAVLLDGKHNWLQRPEESLFDQFAPAADALASTALPADDGGPAGSRGGGTAVVAPAVDIRDIPVTMRIKADMDCQGVAAASILAKVERDAIMAALAEEHPAFGWDVNKGYGTAAHKDAIRQLGPCDHHRRSWKLL; encoded by the coding sequence ATGCCCGCTCCCACCCTCGACCTGGAACGGTCACTGGCCGGGCCGTCCGTCCGGTACCTCGCCTGCCTTGACGAGGTGGGCCGTGGAGCCCTGGCCGGACCGGTGAGCGTCGGGCTGACCGTCCTTGACCTCACAGCCCTCGTCGAGCTGCCGGACGTGCGGGATTCGAAGCTGCTCAAGGCGGCGCGCCGCGAGGAACTCGCGCCCGTCGTCCGCGAGTGGGCCGCGTTCTGCGCCGTCGGACACGCCGAAGCGGCCGAGATCGACTCTTTCGGGATCGTCGAGGCTCTGGCTCTCGCCGCGCAGCGTGCCTGGCATGGTGTCGTGGCCGCGGGCGGGCGGGCGGACGCCGTCCTGCTGGACGGCAAGCACAACTGGCTCCAGAGGCCGGAGGAGTCCCTTTTCGACCAGTTCGCGCCTGCCGCCGACGCGTTGGCGAGCACGGCTCTCCCGGCCGACGACGGCGGCCCAGCAGGCTCCCGCGGCGGCGGGACCGCCGTCGTCGCGCCCGCCGTGGACATCCGCGACATCCCGGTGACCATGCGCATCAAGGCGGACATGGATTGCCAGGGCGTGGCGGCGGCGAGCATCCTGGCGAAGGTCGAGCGCGACGCCATCATGGCAGCGCTGGCCGAGGAGCACCCGGCGTTCGGCTGGGACGTCAACAAGGGGTATGGCACCGCCGCGCACAAGGACGCGATCCGGCAGCTCGGGCCGTGCGATCATCACCGCAGGAGCTGGAAACTCCTCTGA
- a CDS encoding DUF2469 domain-containing protein: MSAEDLENYETEMELQLYREYRDVVGLFSYVVETERRFYLANHVDLQARSADGEVYFDLKLTDAWVWDVYRTARFVKNVRVITFKDVNVEELPRNDDLGLPQPEDLGN; the protein is encoded by the coding sequence ATGAGTGCCGAGGATCTTGAGAACTACGAGACGGAGATGGAACTCCAGCTGTACCGGGAGTACCGGGATGTGGTGGGGCTTTTCAGCTACGTCGTGGAAACCGAACGGCGCTTCTATCTGGCGAACCACGTGGATCTGCAGGCGCGCAGTGCCGACGGTGAGGTCTATTTCGACCTGAAGCTCACCGACGCCTGGGTGTGGGACGTCTACCGCACGGCCCGCTTCGTGAAGAACGTCCGCGTCATCACGTTCAAGGACGTCAACGTCGAGGAACTGCCCCGCAACGATGATCTGGGGCTGCCGCAGCCCGAAGACCTGGGCAACTGA
- a CDS encoding MFS transporter encodes MSDARGSVLRIPRFRRLLQVMSATVFAEFLLESVVYCWIVAATAADPGVRSLLLGSYVVLSTIPRIFGAAAMGVFSDSLGAALSLRISTAARAGLAAVAVAGASLGRAEVPVVAVILFALVVACSTANQLFTAARAKAVQRFVPQEQRGHASSLSMTVLTGLSIVAASLGPFAFSLAGLEVCLLLITGLFAVGAALAFAGFSRNGRGDDLPPSTRLGFLTALVEGWKATWTVRRLRVVLLGSVLYGVPLGVNNVALVLLWVDTKGGTLIDYGIGSSLFGVGGFVGAVAAHRLVNRGDLHRLFAASLGALGISYALLAWTPDHVVSFGLMFASGFVFSLYAVVQSPILLEAAPPELTGRVVSTTASVAALSSLVAAAVVSLLFALPGAGDSLVPWAVCLGGAVTVLGGALLLFRGRDMGEPAPGAVASLREN; translated from the coding sequence GTGAGTGACGCGCGCGGTTCCGTCCTGCGAATTCCCCGGTTCCGCCGCCTCCTGCAGGTGATGTCGGCGACCGTCTTCGCGGAGTTCCTGCTGGAATCCGTGGTGTATTGCTGGATCGTCGCCGCAACGGCTGCCGATCCGGGCGTGCGCTCCCTGCTCCTCGGGTCCTATGTGGTGCTGTCCACGATCCCGAGGATCTTCGGCGCGGCCGCGATGGGTGTCTTCTCCGATTCCCTGGGCGCCGCGCTCTCGCTGAGGATCTCGACGGCGGCCCGCGCAGGGCTCGCCGCGGTGGCGGTGGCCGGGGCTTCCCTGGGCCGGGCTGAGGTGCCGGTCGTGGCGGTGATCCTCTTCGCCCTGGTCGTCGCCTGTTCCACCGCGAATCAGCTGTTCACGGCGGCGCGTGCCAAGGCCGTGCAGCGGTTCGTGCCACAGGAGCAGCGGGGTCACGCGTCGAGCCTTTCGATGACCGTGCTCACCGGGCTGAGCATCGTGGCCGCGTCGCTGGGGCCGTTCGCCTTCAGCCTTGCAGGGCTCGAAGTCTGTCTGCTCCTCATCACCGGCCTGTTCGCCGTGGGCGCGGCGCTGGCCTTCGCCGGATTTTCCAGGAACGGCCGTGGGGACGATCTGCCGCCGAGCACCCGGCTGGGATTCCTCACGGCCCTGGTGGAGGGCTGGAAGGCCACGTGGACGGTGCGCCGGCTCCGGGTCGTGCTGCTCGGATCGGTGCTGTACGGCGTGCCGCTGGGAGTCAACAATGTGGCCCTGGTCCTGCTCTGGGTGGACACGAAGGGCGGCACTCTCATCGACTACGGGATCGGCTCGTCCCTGTTCGGGGTGGGCGGTTTCGTGGGGGCGGTGGCCGCTCACCGGCTGGTGAACCGCGGTGATCTCCATCGGCTCTTCGCGGCGAGCCTCGGCGCGCTGGGGATCAGTTACGCACTGCTGGCGTGGACGCCGGATCATGTCGTGTCCTTCGGGCTCATGTTCGCGAGCGGGTTCGTGTTCAGCCTCTACGCCGTGGTGCAGTCACCCATCCTCCTGGAAGCCGCACCGCCGGAGCTCACCGGGCGGGTCGTCTCGACGACCGCGTCCGTCGCAGCGCTCAGTTCTCTCGTGGCCGCGGCCGTCGTGTCCCTGCTGTTCGCCCTTCCGGGTGCCGGTGACTCACTGGTTCCGTGGGCCGTGTGCCTCGGTGGTGCCGTCACCGTGCTCGGTGGGGCGCTGCTGCTGTTCCGTGGCCGGGACATGGGGGAGCCCGCGCCTGGGGCTGTCGCCTCCCTGCGGGAGAACTGA
- a CDS encoding YraN family protein gives MRAKDVLGQRGEELAADFLEDQGIRVVEQNWRCAAGELDIVAVDGDTLVVAEVKTRSSLDYGHPFEAVTPPKLARLHLLACRWIRERGLRLPRRRLDAIAVIAVRGEEPVIEHLKGIG, from the coding sequence ATGAGAGCGAAGGACGTGCTCGGGCAGCGGGGCGAGGAGCTTGCCGCGGATTTCTTGGAGGACCAGGGGATCCGGGTGGTGGAGCAGAACTGGCGGTGCGCTGCGGGTGAGCTGGACATCGTGGCCGTCGACGGCGACACCCTGGTGGTGGCCGAGGTCAAGACCAGAAGCAGCCTGGACTATGGGCATCCCTTTGAGGCGGTGACCCCGCCGAAACTGGCGCGGTTGCATCTTCTGGCGTGCCGCTGGATCAGGGAGCGAGGGCTGCGCCTTCCGCGCCGCAGGCTGGATGCGATCGCCGTCATCGCCGTGCGGGGCGAGGAACCTGTCATCGAGCACCTGAAAGGGATCGGCTGA
- a CDS encoding YifB family Mg chelatase-like AAA ATPase: MAGRNGVGRCLSVALNGLEGRVVEVEADIGNTLPGFVILGLPDAALSESRDRIRACAANSGIPLSRRKITVNLFPASLPKRGSGFDLAIAVASIAANGEIRGTEGVVFLAELGLDGRLRPVRGVLPAVAAAVKAGHPRVVVAQGNAAEACLVPGAEVSSYRTFARLVFDFGADPKELNLDFDPAESEGKGETAELPVPVPDLADVAGQHEARFALEVAAAGAHHMLMVGPPGAGKTMLAERLPGLLPPLDDEAALEVTSIHSLATQGEVRTELIRQPPFENPHHTATSAAIVGGGAGLPRPGAASRAHRGVLFLDEAPEYERRVLDALRQPLEHGKLVIHRAGGSASYPSRFQLLLAANPCPCGKASGKGLECTCTPLARRRYFGRLSGPLLDRVDIQLGVQKISRLDLDSQGENEDTAVVRERVRRARQAQRERLGRFGLETNSMVPGKILRGGLRPDRVTTRILDAAMDRGSLSARGYDRVLRLAWTLADLAGETTPNSDHVGLALALRSPEAAA, translated from the coding sequence ATGGCGGGCCGGAACGGGGTCGGGAGGTGCCTGTCCGTGGCGCTCAACGGTTTGGAGGGCCGGGTGGTGGAGGTCGAGGCCGATATCGGGAACACGCTTCCGGGGTTCGTCATTCTCGGCTTGCCGGATGCTGCGCTGTCGGAGTCCCGGGACCGGATCCGGGCATGCGCTGCGAATTCCGGGATTCCGCTGAGCCGTCGGAAGATCACGGTGAATCTGTTCCCGGCATCCTTGCCGAAGCGCGGTTCGGGATTCGATCTGGCCATCGCCGTCGCGTCGATCGCTGCCAATGGTGAGATCCGAGGCACGGAGGGCGTCGTGTTTCTGGCGGAGCTGGGGCTGGATGGTCGGCTTCGTCCGGTGCGTGGCGTGTTGCCGGCGGTCGCGGCTGCGGTGAAGGCCGGTCATCCGCGGGTGGTCGTGGCTCAGGGGAACGCTGCTGAAGCGTGCTTGGTGCCTGGTGCGGAGGTGTCCTCGTATCGGACCTTCGCCCGGCTGGTGTTCGACTTCGGCGCCGATCCGAAGGAGCTGAACCTGGATTTCGATCCCGCCGAATCCGAGGGCAAGGGGGAGACTGCGGAGCTCCCGGTTCCCGTGCCGGATCTGGCGGACGTCGCCGGGCAGCATGAGGCCCGCTTCGCGCTGGAGGTCGCCGCGGCCGGGGCACATCACATGCTCATGGTCGGCCCACCGGGTGCGGGAAAGACCATGTTGGCCGAACGCCTGCCCGGACTTCTGCCGCCTCTGGACGACGAGGCCGCCCTCGAAGTGACCAGCATCCACTCGCTGGCCACCCAGGGCGAGGTGCGCACCGAACTCATCCGGCAGCCGCCATTTGAGAATCCCCATCACACGGCCACGTCCGCCGCGATCGTCGGAGGCGGGGCGGGACTGCCACGGCCGGGCGCCGCCTCGCGAGCACACCGCGGGGTGCTGTTCCTGGACGAGGCGCCGGAGTACGAACGACGGGTCCTTGATGCGCTGCGGCAGCCTTTGGAACACGGAAAACTCGTGATCCATCGGGCCGGAGGTTCCGCGTCCTACCCCTCCCGTTTCCAGCTGCTTCTGGCGGCGAACCCCTGCCCTTGCGGGAAGGCGAGCGGCAAGGGCCTGGAATGCACGTGCACCCCACTGGCGCGTCGACGCTACTTCGGGCGACTCTCTGGACCTCTGCTGGACCGCGTCGACATTCAGCTCGGCGTGCAGAAGATCAGCCGCTTGGACCTCGACTCGCAAGGGGAGAACGAAGACACCGCCGTGGTCAGGGAGCGGGTCCGCCGGGCACGGCAAGCGCAGAGGGAGCGCCTCGGACGCTTCGGCTTGGAAACCAACTCGATGGTTCCGGGAAAGATCCTGCGAGGCGGCCTGCGGCCGGATCGTGTCACCACGCGCATTCTCGACGCGGCGATGGATCGAGGTTCCCTCAGCGCCCGCGGCTACGACCGCGTCCTGCGTCTGGCCTGGACGCTGGCCGATCTGGCAGGCGAGACGACGCCGAACAGCGACCACGTGGGGCTCGCCCTCGCCCTGAGGTCGCCGGAGGCAGCGGCATGA
- the dprA gene encoding DNA-processing protein DprA has protein sequence MSELLARASLTRLFEPQDAVGLALVAVLGPEEALAVITSGGEPDPGLEQSLHELLAEEGGNTSWKGLGAAFCRWRPRVPSLAPERDLMVLQRLGGGFLIPSDEHWPQQLSDLGLQAPLGLWYRGNPSLLPGAAHAVAVVGSRDSTAYGATISADLAHGLARKGFTVVSGGAYGIDAHAHRAALTGADPGGSRAPTVAFMAGGLDRFYPSGNDELLRTVARRGLVLAEVPPGAAPTRYRFLQRNRMIAAFAGATVVVEARWRSGALNTAHHAEALGRPVAAVPGSVLSANSAGCHRLLRDGGAVLVTDVQEVLELLGGEPDPSGDVRHRAEAAIQDGLTLEDLILLDALPLRTPVPPEKLCVVAGLSLLAVRAGLGRLQVLGLAESVGLLWRRGPTRNPA, from the coding sequence ATGAGCGAACTTCTCGCCCGCGCGTCGCTCACCCGGCTGTTCGAGCCGCAGGACGCGGTCGGGCTCGCCCTGGTTGCCGTCCTGGGACCGGAGGAGGCACTCGCCGTCATCACGTCCGGAGGAGAACCGGATCCGGGCCTGGAGCAATCCCTCCACGAACTGCTGGCTGAGGAGGGAGGCAACACGTCGTGGAAGGGACTCGGAGCGGCCTTCTGCCGGTGGCGGCCCCGGGTGCCTTCCCTGGCGCCCGAGCGTGACCTGATGGTCCTGCAACGGCTCGGGGGCGGCTTTCTGATCCCGTCGGACGAGCACTGGCCCCAGCAGCTCTCAGACCTGGGCCTTCAGGCTCCGCTCGGGCTCTGGTACCGAGGAAACCCATCACTGCTCCCGGGCGCCGCGCATGCAGTGGCCGTGGTGGGGTCGCGTGACTCGACGGCCTACGGAGCCACGATCAGCGCCGACCTCGCGCATGGGCTGGCCCGCAAGGGCTTCACCGTGGTGTCGGGCGGGGCTTACGGGATCGACGCGCACGCGCACCGTGCGGCCTTGACCGGCGCCGATCCGGGCGGAAGCCGGGCCCCGACCGTCGCCTTCATGGCGGGTGGGCTGGACCGCTTCTACCCGAGCGGTAACGACGAGCTCTTGAGGACTGTCGCCCGCCGTGGCCTGGTGCTGGCGGAGGTCCCTCCCGGCGCGGCTCCCACGCGCTACCGCTTCCTTCAACGGAACAGGATGATCGCCGCTTTCGCCGGGGCGACGGTGGTGGTCGAGGCCCGGTGGAGGTCCGGAGCCCTGAACACGGCTCACCACGCCGAGGCCCTGGGACGACCCGTCGCTGCTGTTCCCGGTTCCGTGCTGTCGGCGAACAGCGCCGGTTGTCACCGTCTTCTGCGCGACGGCGGGGCAGTCCTCGTCACCGACGTTCAGGAGGTTCTTGAACTGCTGGGAGGTGAACCGGATCCGAGCGGCGACGTTCGGCATCGGGCGGAGGCGGCGATACAGGACGGATTGACCCTTGAGGATCTGATCCTCCTGGACGCCCTGCCGCTGAGAACGCCGGTCCCGCCGGAGAAGCTCTGCGTGGTCGCCGGACTCAGTCTCCTGGCGGTCCGTGCGGGGCTCGGGCGGCTCCAGGTGCTCGGACTGGCGGAGTCGGTCGGGCTGCTCTGGCGCCGAGGGCCGACGAGAAATCCCGCATAA
- a CDS encoding tyrosine recombinase XerC: MPQKPAPFQDSILDEYARYLTGERGRSGNTLRAYLTDVRQLQEFAAKAGATSWDDVDLHLLREWLADHSARGMARATLARHGASARTFFAWLLREGGITQDPTLRLRSPKKTSGLPTVLRPAQMDKVLQDLQAAAQEADPVALRNLAVVETLYASGIRVGELVGLDVDDVDLERRTLRVLGKGDKERTVPFGVPASRAIVDWLRRGRPALVTASSGPALFLGARGGRVDPRQIRSLVADRFATLGDTAATGPHALRHTAATHLLDGGAELRAVQELLGHSTPATTQLYTHVSVERLRDSYRQAHPRA; the protein is encoded by the coding sequence GTGCCACAGAAACCAGCCCCCTTCCAGGACAGCATCCTGGACGAGTACGCCCGGTACCTCACGGGCGAGCGGGGCCGGTCCGGGAACACGCTGCGGGCTTACCTCACGGACGTCCGGCAGCTGCAGGAATTCGCGGCGAAGGCCGGGGCGACGTCTTGGGATGACGTGGATCTCCACCTCCTCCGCGAGTGGCTGGCCGACCATTCGGCCCGGGGGATGGCGCGGGCCACCCTGGCGCGGCATGGAGCCAGTGCCAGGACCTTCTTCGCGTGGCTCCTCCGAGAAGGTGGGATCACGCAGGACCCCACGCTCCGTCTGCGGTCACCGAAGAAGACCTCCGGCCTGCCCACTGTGCTCCGCCCGGCACAGATGGACAAGGTGCTCCAGGATCTGCAGGCCGCGGCCCAGGAGGCCGATCCTGTCGCACTCCGTAACCTCGCCGTGGTCGAGACCCTGTATGCCTCGGGCATCCGGGTGGGGGAACTGGTAGGCCTCGACGTGGACGATGTGGATCTGGAACGCCGCACACTTCGGGTCCTCGGTAAGGGTGACAAGGAGCGTACCGTTCCCTTCGGCGTTCCGGCCTCCCGCGCGATCGTCGACTGGCTGCGGCGGGGACGGCCCGCGCTCGTCACGGCGTCGAGCGGCCCTGCGCTCTTCCTCGGTGCGCGAGGCGGGCGAGTGGATCCGCGGCAGATCCGCAGTCTGGTGGCGGACCGCTTCGCCACACTGGGGGACACCGCGGCCACCGGACCCCACGCTCTCCGCCACACGGCCGCCACCCACCTCCTGGACGGCGGAGCGGAACTCCGTGCCGTCCAGGAGCTCCTGGGCCACAGCACCCCGGCGACGACCCAGCTGTACACCCATGTCTCCGTCGAACGCCTCAGGGACAGCTACCGCCAGGCTCATCCGCGAGCCTGA